From Capra hircus breed San Clemente chromosome 1, ASM170441v1, whole genome shotgun sequence:
GGTTCTGGGAACTCTGCAGCCCACTTCGTGGGGACTGCCCAAGTGTGGGGCAAAGGAATTGTGGGGATGGGTATGCTGCCGTGGTGGCGGGCCAGGGGAGAAGGGAGCGTGTGAGGCACTTACAGCAGGAGGAGATGGGCACGCTGATGGCGAGGATCACCCAGGCGATGTCCATCTTGCTCAGGCAGATGGTGGCTCTGTGCTGGGGTTTGTCCCCTTCGGCCACATGGGAAATGTTCCCTGCCATTCCAGGCTTCCAGGTCCCAGCGGGGACCAAACGGTTGAGGAAGTTTCCTGTGGCTGTGGACACCACTGTGGAGAGGGGACTGGGCACCCTGCCCATCATGGTGGGTGTGGGGGTAGCCACAGCTTTCTCCTTGGCTTGGGAAACAGTGCTTTCTGAAGCCCCTGTTGGGTGGGCTGGGGCCTGCGGGGCTGAGGATGTTCCCTGAGGAAGCCCCTCGGAAGGGACTGAGACACTGGCATCAAAGGCAGGCTGGATGGGCCCCGTGGTGTCTGTGAAGACCCCAGAGCTGGTAGATGGAGGTCTGCTGGTGCCGGGGGTGACAGTAAGCCAGGAGTCACTGTGGCGGGGGCCGTCCTGCGGGTCACCAAGGGGGCGCTGAGAAGGCACTGGCTGTTGACTGGCAGGGGTGCCTGAGGCTGCTGTGGCGTCTGGCTCCCCTCCTTGGCTGGTGAAGGTGGAACCACCCCCCTGGTCTGCCCTGCTAAGGCTGGGCTTGTCCTCCACAGGCACTAGGGGGGTGGCGGGTGGTACCCATGAGGTCCTGCTGGGCGCCGAGGTTGCAGCCACTGTCTGGGGCTGTGGAGAGGAGGAGAAAccccagagcgggttcctgggaGTGAAGGTGGAGGGGTCAGGCTCCACAGACCCTGTGAAGTTGCCTTTGTAAATCTGAAAGATTTTCCCCAGGGGCCGCTTCTGCCCCAGGTGTGTGGAGCTCTGGTTTCTTCCCCGCTGGCTTTCCTTCCTGCCGGCATGACCACTGGGTGCAGCGGGGCCAGGGCGTGGTGCACTGCCGGCTCCCTTTCGGGAAGAGCCAGGGGGCCTGGGGGGCCGGCGTGTGGTAGCTCTGGAGGGGGCTGTGGGGGCATGGCTGGTGGCTTCCCCTGGCTTTGTCAGCAGGATGGTGGGtgcagtctcaccaggggagCGGCCCTCTGAACGGGAGGATGTGGTTGCCACGGCAGCAGGGAGTGGCCCTGTGGACAGGGGCCCTTCAGAATGGGGGGTGGATGCCGTCGCCATGATGGTGGAGATGGTGTTTGTGGGAGGGTGTCCATCTAGATGGGGGGTTGTCGTTGCCATGGGAGCTGCAGCCTGTGAGGAGGGTCCATCAGGATGAGGGGTCGGGGTCACCACGGAGGCAGGGGTGGCCACCACGGAGGAGTGTCTGGTGGAACCGAGGGAAGCTGTCACCATGGTGCCTGGGATGGTGCCTGAGGGGGAGACTTGAAGAGATTCCCTGGGAGATGGTTCCTGGGCAGCAAA
This genomic window contains:
- the TMEM108 gene encoding transmembrane protein 108; the protein is MKRSLQALYCQLLSFLLTLALTEALVFAAQEPSPRESLQVSPSGTIPGTMVTASLGSTRHSSVVATPASVVTPTPHPDGPSSQAAAPMATTTPHLDGHPPTNTISTIMATASTPHSEGPLSTGPLPAAVATTSSRSEGRSPGETAPTILLTKPGEATSHAPTAPSRATTRRPPRPPGSSRKGAGSAPRPGPAAPSGHAGRKESQRGRNQSSTHLGQKRPLGKIFQIYKGNFTGSVEPDPSTFTPRNPLWGFSSSPQPQTVAATSAPSRTSWVPPATPLVPVEDKPSLSRADQGGGSTFTSQGGEPDATAASGTPASQQPVPSQRPLGDPQDGPRHSDSWLTVTPGTSRPPSTSSGVFTDTTGPIQPAFDASVSVPSEGLPQGTSSAPQAPAHPTGASESTVSQAKEKAVATPTPTMMGRVPSPLSTVVSTATGNFLNRLVPAGTWKPGMAGNISHVAEGDKPQHRATICLSKMDIAWVILAISVPISSCSVLLTVCCLRRKKKPANPENSLSYWNNAITMDYFSKHAVELPREIQSLETSEDQLSEPRSPANGDYRDTGMVLVNPFCQETLFVGNDQVSEI